Proteins from one Phalacrocorax carbo chromosome 30, bPhaCar2.1, whole genome shotgun sequence genomic window:
- the MAP2K7 gene encoding dual specificity mitogen-activated protein kinase kinase 7 isoform X3: MAASSLEQKLSRLEAKLKQENREARRRIDLNLDISPARARPIIVITLSPAPAPSQRAALQLPLVSDGGGRAAPPEGAQHPPPPARPRNMLGLPQPPFLVPRSVESIEIDQKLQEIMKQTGYLTVGGQRYQAEINDLENLGEIGSGTCGQVWKMRFRKTGHVIAVKQMRRSGNREENKRILMDLDVVLKSHDCPYIVQCFGTFITNTDVFIAMELMGTCAEKLKKRIQGPIPERILGKMTVAEKHGVIHRDVKPSNILLDERGQVKLCDFGISGRLVDSKAKTRSAGCAAYMAPERIDPPDPTKPDYDIRADVWSLGISLVELATGQFPYQNCKTDFEVLTKVLQEDPPLLPPAMGFSGDFQAFVRDCLTKDHRKRPKYNKLLEHNFIKRYETLEVDVASWFKDVMARTESPRTGAALSQHHLPFFTR, from the exons ATGGCGGCGTCCTCGCTGGAGCAGAAGCTCTCCCGCCTGGAGGCGAAGCTCAAGCAGGAGAACCGCGAGGCCCGCCGCCGGATCGACCTTAACCTCGACATCAGTCCTGCCCGGGCCCGGCCTA TTATCGTCATCACCCTAAGCCCCGCTCCCGCTCCGTCCCAGCGAGCAG ctctgcagctgccgcTGGTGAGCGacggggggggccgggccgcgccccCCGAGGGGGCCCAgcacccgccgccccccgcccgcccccgcaacatgctggggctgccccagccgcCCTTCCTGGTGCCCCGCAGCGTGGAGAG caTCGAGATCGACCAGAAGCTGCAGGAGATCATGAAGCAGACGGGGTacctcactgtgggggggcaG cgCTACCAGGCGGAGATCAACGACCTGGAGAACCTGGGGGAGATCGGCAGCGGCACCTGCGGGCAGGTCTGGAAGATGCGCTTCCGCAAGACGGGCCACGTCATCGCCGTCAAG caaaTGCGGCGCTCGGGGAACCGGGAGGAGAACAAGCGCATCCTGATGGACCTGGACGTGGTGCTCAAGAGCCACGACTGCCCCTACATCGTCCAGTGCTTCGGCACCTTCATCACCAAC acCGACGTCTTCATCGCCATGGAGCTGATGGGCACCTGCGCCGAGAAGCTCAAGAAGCGCATCCAAGGCCCCATCCCCGAGCGCATCCTGGGCAAGATGACGGTGGCG GAGAAGCACGGGGTGATCCACCGCGACGTCAAACCCTCCAACATCCTCTTGGACGAGCGGGGGCAGGTCAAGCTCTGCGACTTCGGCATCAGCGGCCGCCTCGTCGACTCCAAGGCCAAGACCCGCAGCGCCGGCTGCGCCGCCTACATGGCC CCCGAGCGCATCGACCCCCCCGACCCCACCAAGCCCGACTACGACATCCGCGCCGACGTCTGGAGCCTCGgcatctccctg GTGGAGCTGGCCACGGGGCAGTTCCCCTACCAGAACTGCAAGACGGATTTCGAGGTGCTGACGAAGGTGCTGCAGGAGGATCCCCCGCTGCTGCCCCCCGCCATGGGCTTCTCCGGGGACTTCCAGGCCTTCGTCAGGGACTG CCTCACCAAGGACCACAGGAAGAGACCAAAGTACAACAAGTTACTG GAGCACAACTTCATCAAGCGCTACGAGACGCTGGAGGTGGACGTGGCCTCCTGGTTCAAGGACGTCATGGCCAGGACAGAGTCCCCTCGCACCGGCGCCGCCCTCAGCCAGCACCACCTGCCCTTCTTCACCAGGTAG
- the EVI5L gene encoding EVI5-like protein isoform X2, giving the protein MASPAVSPDSSSHEALSSVNSAPACSPTSDSENLSPDELELLAKLEEQNRLLEADSKSMRSMNGSRRNSGSSLVSSSSASSNLSHLEEDTWILWGRIVNEWDEWRKKKEKLLKELIRKGIPHHFRAIVWQLLCSATDMPVKNQYSELLKMSSPCEKLIRRDIARTYPEHEFFKGQDSLGQEVLFNVMKAYSLVDREVGYCQGSAFIVGLLLMQMPEEEAFCVFVRLMQEYRLRELFKPSMAELGLCIYQFEYMLQEQLPELNIHFRSQSFLTSMYASSWFLTLFLTTFPLPVATRVFDIFMYEGLEIVFRVGMALLQFNQAELVQLDMEGMSQYFQKVIPHQFDSCPDKLILRAFQVKYNPKKMKRLEKEYAAIKNKEMEEQIEIKRLRTENRLLKQRIETLEKGQVTRAQEAEENYIIKRELAVVKQRCTSATENLQRAQSTIRQLQDQQGNPRFSEEFVTHLETELEQSRLRESETLGALKEMQDKVLDMEKRSSLLPDEDNVVRLQEELQALALREAEAVKSLTELQQQVKDLSDSWQAGRAGGRWKESPRRSNANALQEAVVAARLREAQAQAELRALRQRVLQLETQGQIQRTVLGRAEQTCAGLREQLRLAAAQSKGLQAQLSESHRKHAEAQCKSKEEVMAVRLREADSMAALAEMRQRVAELEIQREEGMIQGQLNHSDAAQYIRQLKDHIDELKAEIRLLRGPLAFGAVALGARLGDEDSLGSSDEELPPFALPHGDLGDLGDMGDSSDSDTEGAPTAP; this is encoded by the exons ATGGCGTCGCCGGCCGTCAGCCCCGACTCCTCCTCGCACGAAGCCCTCTCCTCCGTCAACTCAGCCCCGGCGTGTTCGCCCACCTCCGACTCGGAAAACCTCAGCCCCGAcgagctggagctgctggcgaAGCTGGAGGAGCAAAATCG GCTTCTGGAGGCCGACTCCAAGTCGATGCGCTCCATGAACGGCTCGCGAAGGAACAGCGGCTCCTCCTTGGTCTCCAGCTCCTCGGCCTCCTCCAACCTCAGCCACCTCGAGGAGGACACCTGGATCCTCTGGGGCCGCATCGTCAACGAGTGGGACgagtggaggaagaagaaggagaagctgctgaag GAGCTCATCCGCAAAGGGATCCCCCACCACTTCCGCGCCATCGtctggcagctgctctgcagtgccACCGACATGCCCGTCAAAAACCAGTACTCGGAGCTGCTCAAGATGTCCTCTCCCTGCGAGAAGCTCATCCGACGGGATATCGCCCGCACCTACCCGGAGCACGAGTTCTTCAAGGGACAGGACAGCCTGGGCCAGGAGGTGCTCTTCAACGTCATGAAG gCCTATTCACTGGTGGACCGGGAGGTTGGATACTGCCAGGGTAGCGCCTTCATCGTGGGACTGCTGCTCATGCAG ATGCCTGAGGAAGAGGCCTTCTGCGTGTTCGTGAGGCTGATGCAGGAATACCGCTTACGGGAGCTCTTCAAACCCAGCATGGCCGAGCTGGGGCTCTGCATCTACCAGTTCGAGTACATGCTGCAG GAGCAGCTGCCAGAGCTGAACATCCACTTCCGCTCGCAGAGCTTCCTCACCTCCATGTACGCCTCGTCCTGGTTCCTCACCCTCTTCCTCACCACCTTCCCCCTTCCCGTGGCCACGCGGGTCTTCGACATCTTCATGTACGAG GGGCTGGAGATCGTCTTCCGCGTGGGGATGGCACTGCTGCAGTTCAACCAGGCCGAGCTCGTTCAGCTCGACATGGAGGGCATGTCCCAG TACTTCCAGAAGGTGATCCCACACCAGTTCGACAGCTGCCCCGACAAGCTCATCCTCAGGGCCTTCCAGGTCAAGTACAACCCCAAGAAGATGAAGAG gctggagaaggaGTACGCTGCCATCAAGAACAAAGAGATGGAGGAGCAGATCGAGATCAAG CGCCTCCGCACCGAGAACCGCCTGCTGAAACAGCGCATCGAAACCCTGGAGAAG ggccaggtGACCCGGGCGCAGGAGGCCGAGGAGAACTACATCATCAAGCGGGAGCTGGCGGTGGTGAAGCAACGCTGCACCTCGGCCACCGAGAACCTGCAGCGCGCCCAGAGCACGATCCGCCAGCTGCAGGACCAGCAG GGGAACCCACGCTTCAGCGAGGAGTTTGTCACCCACCTGGAGACGGAGCTGGAACAGTCGCGGCTGCGGGAGAGCGAAACCCTCGGCGCCCTCAAGGAGATGCAGGATAAAGTCCTCGACATGGAGAAG AGGAGCAGCCTGCTGCCGGACGAGGACAACGTGGTGcggctgcaggaggagctgcaggcGCTGGCGCTGCGCGAGGCTGAGGCCGTCAAGTCGCTGacggagctgcagcagcaggtgaagGACCTCAGTGACAGCTGGCAG gcgggccgggcgggcggccgctGGAAGGAGTCCCCGCGGCGGAGCAACGCCAACGCGCTGCAGGAGGCCGTGGTGGCGGCGAGGCTGCGCGAGGCCCAGGCCCAGGCCGAGCTGCGGGCGCTGCGCCAGCgggtgctgcagctggagaccCAG GGCCAGATCCAGCGCACGGTGCTGGGCCGGGCGGAGCAGACCTGcgcggggctgcgggagcagctGCGGCTGGCGGCGGCGCAGAGCAAGGGGCTGCAGGCGCAGCTCAGCGAGAGCCACCGCAAACACGCCGAGGCCCAGTGCAAg AGCAAGGAGGAGGTGATGGCGGTGCGGCTGCGCGAGGCCGACAGCATGGCGGCCCTGGCCGAGATGCGCCAGCGCGTCGCCGAGCTCGAGATCCAG AGGGAGGAGGGCATGATCCAGGGGCAGCTCAACCACTCGGACGCCGCCCAGTACATCCGCCAGCTCAAGGACCACATCGACGAGCTCAAGGCCGAG ATCCGGCTGCTGCGGGGGCCGCTGGCCTTCGGGGCGGTGGCGCTGGGCGCGCGCCTGGGGGACGAGGACTCGCTGGGTTCCTCCGACGAGGAGCTGCCGCCCTTCGCCCTCCCCCACGGGGACCTGGGCGACCtcggggacatgggggacagcAGCGACAGCGACACCGAGGGGGCGCCCACGGCCCCCTGA
- the MAP2K7 gene encoding dual specificity mitogen-activated protein kinase kinase 7 isoform X1 has product MAASSLEQKLSRLEAKLKQENREARRRIDLNLDISPARARPTLQLPLVSDGGGRAAPPEGAQHPPPPARPRNMLGLPQPPFLVPRSVESIEIDQKLQEIMKQTGYLTVGGQVSVGGGRRGGDPDPDLDPDLDPAPPQRYQAEINDLENLGEIGSGTCGQVWKMRFRKTGHVIAVKQMRRSGNREENKRILMDLDVVLKSHDCPYIVQCFGTFITNTDVFIAMELMGTCAEKLKKRIQGPIPERILGKMTVAIVKALFYLKEKHGVIHRDVKPSNILLDERGQVKLCDFGISGRLVDSKAKTRSAGCAAYMAPERIDPPDPTKPDYDIRADVWSLGISLVELATGQFPYQNCKTDFEVLTKVLQEDPPLLPPAMGFSGDFQAFVRDCLTKDHRKRPKYNKLLEHNFIKRYETLEVDVASWFKDVMARTESPRTGAALSQHHLPFFTR; this is encoded by the exons ATGGCGGCGTCCTCGCTGGAGCAGAAGCTCTCCCGCCTGGAGGCGAAGCTCAAGCAGGAGAACCGCGAGGCCCGCCGCCGGATCGACCTTAACCTCGACATCAGTCCTGCCCGGGCCCGGCCTA ctctgcagctgccgcTGGTGAGCGacggggggggccgggccgcgccccCCGAGGGGGCCCAgcacccgccgccccccgcccgcccccgcaacatgctggggctgccccagccgcCCTTCCTGGTGCCCCGCAGCGTGGAGAG caTCGAGATCGACCAGAAGCTGCAGGAGATCATGAAGCAGACGGGGTacctcactgtgggggggcaGGTGAGCGTGGGGGGGGGGCGTCGGGGGGGggaccctgaccctgaccttGACCCTGACCTtgaccccgcgcccccccagcgCTACCAGGCGGAGATCAACGACCTGGAGAACCTGGGGGAGATCGGCAGCGGCACCTGCGGGCAGGTCTGGAAGATGCGCTTCCGCAAGACGGGCCACGTCATCGCCGTCAAG caaaTGCGGCGCTCGGGGAACCGGGAGGAGAACAAGCGCATCCTGATGGACCTGGACGTGGTGCTCAAGAGCCACGACTGCCCCTACATCGTCCAGTGCTTCGGCACCTTCATCACCAAC acCGACGTCTTCATCGCCATGGAGCTGATGGGCACCTGCGCCGAGAAGCTCAAGAAGCGCATCCAAGGCCCCATCCCCGAGCGCATCCTGGGCAAGATGACGGTGGCG ATCGTGAAGGCCCTCTTCTACCTGAAGGAGAAGCACGGGGTGATCCACCGCGACGTCAAACCCTCCAACATCCTCTTGGACGAGCGGGGGCAGGTCAAGCTCTGCGACTTCGGCATCAGCGGCCGCCTCGTCGACTCCAAGGCCAAGACCCGCAGCGCCGGCTGCGCCGCCTACATGGCC CCCGAGCGCATCGACCCCCCCGACCCCACCAAGCCCGACTACGACATCCGCGCCGACGTCTGGAGCCTCGgcatctccctg GTGGAGCTGGCCACGGGGCAGTTCCCCTACCAGAACTGCAAGACGGATTTCGAGGTGCTGACGAAGGTGCTGCAGGAGGATCCCCCGCTGCTGCCCCCCGCCATGGGCTTCTCCGGGGACTTCCAGGCCTTCGTCAGGGACTG CCTCACCAAGGACCACAGGAAGAGACCAAAGTACAACAAGTTACTG GAGCACAACTTCATCAAGCGCTACGAGACGCTGGAGGTGGACGTGGCCTCCTGGTTCAAGGACGTCATGGCCAGGACAGAGTCCCCTCGCACCGGCGCCGCCCTCAGCCAGCACCACCTGCCCTTCTTCACCAGGTAG
- the EVI5L gene encoding EVI5-like protein isoform X1 — protein sequence MASPAVSPDSSSHEALSSVNSAPACSPTSDSENLSPDELELLAKLEEQNRLLEADSKSMRSMNGSRRNSGSSLVSSSSASSNLSHLEEDTWILWGRIVNEWDEWRKKKEKLLKELIRKGIPHHFRAIVWQLLCSATDMPVKNQYSELLKMSSPCEKLIRRDIARTYPEHEFFKGQDSLGQEVLFNVMKAYSLVDREVGYCQGSAFIVGLLLMQMPEEEAFCVFVRLMQEYRLRELFKPSMAELGLCIYQFEYMLQEQLPELNIHFRSQSFLTSMYASSWFLTLFLTTFPLPVATRVFDIFMYEGLEIVFRVGMALLQFNQAELVQLDMEGMSQYFQKVIPHQFDSCPDKLILRAFQVKYNPKKMKRLEKEYAAIKNKEMEEQIEIKRLRTENRLLKQRIETLEKESAALADRLIQGQVTRAQEAEENYIIKRELAVVKQRCTSATENLQRAQSTIRQLQDQQGNPRFSEEFVTHLETELEQSRLRESETLGALKEMQDKVLDMEKRSSLLPDEDNVVRLQEELQALALREAEAVKSLTELQQQVKDLSDSWQAGRAGGRWKESPRRSNANALQEAVVAARLREAQAQAELRALRQRVLQLETQGQIQRTVLGRAEQTCAGLREQLRLAAAQSKGLQAQLSESHRKHAEAQCKSKEEVMAVRLREADSMAALAEMRQRVAELEIQREEGMIQGQLNHSDAAQYIRQLKDHIDELKAEIRLLRGPLAFGAVALGARLGDEDSLGSSDEELPPFALPHGDLGDLGDMGDSSDSDTEGAPTAP from the exons ATGGCGTCGCCGGCCGTCAGCCCCGACTCCTCCTCGCACGAAGCCCTCTCCTCCGTCAACTCAGCCCCGGCGTGTTCGCCCACCTCCGACTCGGAAAACCTCAGCCCCGAcgagctggagctgctggcgaAGCTGGAGGAGCAAAATCG GCTTCTGGAGGCCGACTCCAAGTCGATGCGCTCCATGAACGGCTCGCGAAGGAACAGCGGCTCCTCCTTGGTCTCCAGCTCCTCGGCCTCCTCCAACCTCAGCCACCTCGAGGAGGACACCTGGATCCTCTGGGGCCGCATCGTCAACGAGTGGGACgagtggaggaagaagaaggagaagctgctgaag GAGCTCATCCGCAAAGGGATCCCCCACCACTTCCGCGCCATCGtctggcagctgctctgcagtgccACCGACATGCCCGTCAAAAACCAGTACTCGGAGCTGCTCAAGATGTCCTCTCCCTGCGAGAAGCTCATCCGACGGGATATCGCCCGCACCTACCCGGAGCACGAGTTCTTCAAGGGACAGGACAGCCTGGGCCAGGAGGTGCTCTTCAACGTCATGAAG gCCTATTCACTGGTGGACCGGGAGGTTGGATACTGCCAGGGTAGCGCCTTCATCGTGGGACTGCTGCTCATGCAG ATGCCTGAGGAAGAGGCCTTCTGCGTGTTCGTGAGGCTGATGCAGGAATACCGCTTACGGGAGCTCTTCAAACCCAGCATGGCCGAGCTGGGGCTCTGCATCTACCAGTTCGAGTACATGCTGCAG GAGCAGCTGCCAGAGCTGAACATCCACTTCCGCTCGCAGAGCTTCCTCACCTCCATGTACGCCTCGTCCTGGTTCCTCACCCTCTTCCTCACCACCTTCCCCCTTCCCGTGGCCACGCGGGTCTTCGACATCTTCATGTACGAG GGGCTGGAGATCGTCTTCCGCGTGGGGATGGCACTGCTGCAGTTCAACCAGGCCGAGCTCGTTCAGCTCGACATGGAGGGCATGTCCCAG TACTTCCAGAAGGTGATCCCACACCAGTTCGACAGCTGCCCCGACAAGCTCATCCTCAGGGCCTTCCAGGTCAAGTACAACCCCAAGAAGATGAAGAG gctggagaaggaGTACGCTGCCATCAAGAACAAAGAGATGGAGGAGCAGATCGAGATCAAG CGCCTCCGCACCGAGAACCGCCTGCTGAAACAGCGCATCGAAACCCTGGAGAAG GAGAGCGCGGCTCTCGCCGACAGGCTCATCCAG ggccaggtGACCCGGGCGCAGGAGGCCGAGGAGAACTACATCATCAAGCGGGAGCTGGCGGTGGTGAAGCAACGCTGCACCTCGGCCACCGAGAACCTGCAGCGCGCCCAGAGCACGATCCGCCAGCTGCAGGACCAGCAG GGGAACCCACGCTTCAGCGAGGAGTTTGTCACCCACCTGGAGACGGAGCTGGAACAGTCGCGGCTGCGGGAGAGCGAAACCCTCGGCGCCCTCAAGGAGATGCAGGATAAAGTCCTCGACATGGAGAAG AGGAGCAGCCTGCTGCCGGACGAGGACAACGTGGTGcggctgcaggaggagctgcaggcGCTGGCGCTGCGCGAGGCTGAGGCCGTCAAGTCGCTGacggagctgcagcagcaggtgaagGACCTCAGTGACAGCTGGCAG gcgggccgggcgggcggccgctGGAAGGAGTCCCCGCGGCGGAGCAACGCCAACGCGCTGCAGGAGGCCGTGGTGGCGGCGAGGCTGCGCGAGGCCCAGGCCCAGGCCGAGCTGCGGGCGCTGCGCCAGCgggtgctgcagctggagaccCAG GGCCAGATCCAGCGCACGGTGCTGGGCCGGGCGGAGCAGACCTGcgcggggctgcgggagcagctGCGGCTGGCGGCGGCGCAGAGCAAGGGGCTGCAGGCGCAGCTCAGCGAGAGCCACCGCAAACACGCCGAGGCCCAGTGCAAg AGCAAGGAGGAGGTGATGGCGGTGCGGCTGCGCGAGGCCGACAGCATGGCGGCCCTGGCCGAGATGCGCCAGCGCGTCGCCGAGCTCGAGATCCAG AGGGAGGAGGGCATGATCCAGGGGCAGCTCAACCACTCGGACGCCGCCCAGTACATCCGCCAGCTCAAGGACCACATCGACGAGCTCAAGGCCGAG ATCCGGCTGCTGCGGGGGCCGCTGGCCTTCGGGGCGGTGGCGCTGGGCGCGCGCCTGGGGGACGAGGACTCGCTGGGTTCCTCCGACGAGGAGCTGCCGCCCTTCGCCCTCCCCCACGGGGACCTGGGCGACCtcggggacatgggggacagcAGCGACAGCGACACCGAGGGGGCGCCCACGGCCCCCTGA
- the MAP2K7 gene encoding dual specificity mitogen-activated protein kinase kinase 7 isoform X4, producing MAASSLEQKLSRLEAKLKQENREARRRIDLNLDISPARARPTLQLPLVSDGGGRAAPPEGAQHPPPPARPRNMLGLPQPPFLVPRSVESIEIDQKLQEIMKQTGYLTVGGQRYQAEINDLENLGEIGSGTCGQVWKMRFRKTGHVIAVKQMRRSGNREENKRILMDLDVVLKSHDCPYIVQCFGTFITNTDVFIAMELMGTCAEKLKKRIQGPIPERILGKMTVAIVKALFYLKEKHGVIHRDVKPSNILLDERGQVKLCDFGISGRLVDSKAKTRSAGCAAYMAPERIDPPDPTKPDYDIRADVWSLGISLVELATGQFPYQNCKTDFEVLTKVLQEDPPLLPPAMGFSGDFQAFVRDCLTKDHRKRPKYNKLLEHNFIKRYETLEVDVASWFKDVMARTESPRTGAALSQHHLPFFTR from the exons ATGGCGGCGTCCTCGCTGGAGCAGAAGCTCTCCCGCCTGGAGGCGAAGCTCAAGCAGGAGAACCGCGAGGCCCGCCGCCGGATCGACCTTAACCTCGACATCAGTCCTGCCCGGGCCCGGCCTA ctctgcagctgccgcTGGTGAGCGacggggggggccgggccgcgccccCCGAGGGGGCCCAgcacccgccgccccccgcccgcccccgcaacatgctggggctgccccagccgcCCTTCCTGGTGCCCCGCAGCGTGGAGAG caTCGAGATCGACCAGAAGCTGCAGGAGATCATGAAGCAGACGGGGTacctcactgtgggggggcaG cgCTACCAGGCGGAGATCAACGACCTGGAGAACCTGGGGGAGATCGGCAGCGGCACCTGCGGGCAGGTCTGGAAGATGCGCTTCCGCAAGACGGGCCACGTCATCGCCGTCAAG caaaTGCGGCGCTCGGGGAACCGGGAGGAGAACAAGCGCATCCTGATGGACCTGGACGTGGTGCTCAAGAGCCACGACTGCCCCTACATCGTCCAGTGCTTCGGCACCTTCATCACCAAC acCGACGTCTTCATCGCCATGGAGCTGATGGGCACCTGCGCCGAGAAGCTCAAGAAGCGCATCCAAGGCCCCATCCCCGAGCGCATCCTGGGCAAGATGACGGTGGCG ATCGTGAAGGCCCTCTTCTACCTGAAGGAGAAGCACGGGGTGATCCACCGCGACGTCAAACCCTCCAACATCCTCTTGGACGAGCGGGGGCAGGTCAAGCTCTGCGACTTCGGCATCAGCGGCCGCCTCGTCGACTCCAAGGCCAAGACCCGCAGCGCCGGCTGCGCCGCCTACATGGCC CCCGAGCGCATCGACCCCCCCGACCCCACCAAGCCCGACTACGACATCCGCGCCGACGTCTGGAGCCTCGgcatctccctg GTGGAGCTGGCCACGGGGCAGTTCCCCTACCAGAACTGCAAGACGGATTTCGAGGTGCTGACGAAGGTGCTGCAGGAGGATCCCCCGCTGCTGCCCCCCGCCATGGGCTTCTCCGGGGACTTCCAGGCCTTCGTCAGGGACTG CCTCACCAAGGACCACAGGAAGAGACCAAAGTACAACAAGTTACTG GAGCACAACTTCATCAAGCGCTACGAGACGCTGGAGGTGGACGTGGCCTCCTGGTTCAAGGACGTCATGGCCAGGACAGAGTCCCCTCGCACCGGCGCCGCCCTCAGCCAGCACCACCTGCCCTTCTTCACCAGGTAG
- the MAP2K7 gene encoding dual specificity mitogen-activated protein kinase kinase 7 isoform X2: MAASSLEQKLSRLEAKLKQENREARRRIDLNLDISPARARPIIVITLSPAPAPSQRAALQLPLVSDGGGRAAPPEGAQHPPPPARPRNMLGLPQPPFLVPRSVESIEIDQKLQEIMKQTGYLTVGGQRYQAEINDLENLGEIGSGTCGQVWKMRFRKTGHVIAVKQMRRSGNREENKRILMDLDVVLKSHDCPYIVQCFGTFITNTDVFIAMELMGTCAEKLKKRIQGPIPERILGKMTVAIVKALFYLKEKHGVIHRDVKPSNILLDERGQVKLCDFGISGRLVDSKAKTRSAGCAAYMAPERIDPPDPTKPDYDIRADVWSLGISLVELATGQFPYQNCKTDFEVLTKVLQEDPPLLPPAMGFSGDFQAFVRDCLTKDHRKRPKYNKLLEHNFIKRYETLEVDVASWFKDVMARTESPRTGAALSQHHLPFFTR; this comes from the exons ATGGCGGCGTCCTCGCTGGAGCAGAAGCTCTCCCGCCTGGAGGCGAAGCTCAAGCAGGAGAACCGCGAGGCCCGCCGCCGGATCGACCTTAACCTCGACATCAGTCCTGCCCGGGCCCGGCCTA TTATCGTCATCACCCTAAGCCCCGCTCCCGCTCCGTCCCAGCGAGCAG ctctgcagctgccgcTGGTGAGCGacggggggggccgggccgcgccccCCGAGGGGGCCCAgcacccgccgccccccgcccgcccccgcaacatgctggggctgccccagccgcCCTTCCTGGTGCCCCGCAGCGTGGAGAG caTCGAGATCGACCAGAAGCTGCAGGAGATCATGAAGCAGACGGGGTacctcactgtgggggggcaG cgCTACCAGGCGGAGATCAACGACCTGGAGAACCTGGGGGAGATCGGCAGCGGCACCTGCGGGCAGGTCTGGAAGATGCGCTTCCGCAAGACGGGCCACGTCATCGCCGTCAAG caaaTGCGGCGCTCGGGGAACCGGGAGGAGAACAAGCGCATCCTGATGGACCTGGACGTGGTGCTCAAGAGCCACGACTGCCCCTACATCGTCCAGTGCTTCGGCACCTTCATCACCAAC acCGACGTCTTCATCGCCATGGAGCTGATGGGCACCTGCGCCGAGAAGCTCAAGAAGCGCATCCAAGGCCCCATCCCCGAGCGCATCCTGGGCAAGATGACGGTGGCG ATCGTGAAGGCCCTCTTCTACCTGAAGGAGAAGCACGGGGTGATCCACCGCGACGTCAAACCCTCCAACATCCTCTTGGACGAGCGGGGGCAGGTCAAGCTCTGCGACTTCGGCATCAGCGGCCGCCTCGTCGACTCCAAGGCCAAGACCCGCAGCGCCGGCTGCGCCGCCTACATGGCC CCCGAGCGCATCGACCCCCCCGACCCCACCAAGCCCGACTACGACATCCGCGCCGACGTCTGGAGCCTCGgcatctccctg GTGGAGCTGGCCACGGGGCAGTTCCCCTACCAGAACTGCAAGACGGATTTCGAGGTGCTGACGAAGGTGCTGCAGGAGGATCCCCCGCTGCTGCCCCCCGCCATGGGCTTCTCCGGGGACTTCCAGGCCTTCGTCAGGGACTG CCTCACCAAGGACCACAGGAAGAGACCAAAGTACAACAAGTTACTG GAGCACAACTTCATCAAGCGCTACGAGACGCTGGAGGTGGACGTGGCCTCCTGGTTCAAGGACGTCATGGCCAGGACAGAGTCCCCTCGCACCGGCGCCGCCCTCAGCCAGCACCACCTGCCCTTCTTCACCAGGTAG